A portion of the [Limnothrix rosea] IAM M-220 genome contains these proteins:
- a CDS encoding Uma2 family endonuclease: protein MVSTFPVPTEPILRLSVAQYHAMIQAGILTEDDPVELINGWLVEKMPKNPRHRVATKLLRTLLENSIPKGYYVDSQEPITLSDSEPEPDVMVIQGETRDYLEGHPQAENIVLIVEVSDSTLGRDRQIKKELYARHNIQNYWILNLVDNKIEVFSQPESSQLIYASELVFGFEEAVQISLNAEIEIAFSTQQVLP, encoded by the coding sequence ATGGTCAGTACGTTTCCAGTTCCGACAGAACCAATCCTCAGACTTAGTGTGGCGCAATACCATGCCATGATTCAAGCTGGAATTTTGACAGAAGATGATCCAGTTGAATTGATTAACGGTTGGCTAGTTGAAAAGATGCCAAAAAATCCACGCCACCGTGTTGCAACGAAACTACTTAGAACTCTTTTAGAAAACTCAATTCCAAAAGGATATTATGTTGATTCCCAAGAACCAATAACCCTTAGTGATAGCGAGCCTGAGCCTGACGTAATGGTTATTCAGGGCGAGACAAGGGACTATTTGGAAGGTCATCCCCAAGCCGAAAATATTGTTTTGATTGTGGAAGTTTCGGACTCTACATTGGGTCGCGATCGCCAAATTAAGAAGGAACTATATGCCCGTCACAATATCCAAAATTATTGGATTCTTAATCTTGTAGACAATAAAATCGAGGTGTTTTCACAGCCTGAATCTAGTCAATTGATTTATGCTTCAGAGCTAGTTTTTGGATTTGAAGAAGCCGTACAAATTAGTCTTAACGCAGAGATTGAAATAGCTTTTTCTACACAGCAAGTTCTCCCGTAA
- the gcvP gene encoding aminomethyl-transferring glycine dehydrogenase → MVNLQQLPTLPATPKNESFIRRHIGISDEAATKMLAFLGFDSLEDLISQTVPDVIRQKLELGLPHARTEVKALADLEAIASQNKVFKNLIGMGYYDCVTPPVIQRNVLENPGWYTAYTPYQAEIAQGRLEALLNFQTMVIELTGLEIANASLLDEGTAAAEAMSMSYGLCKKKTANTFFVSELCHPQTIEVVLTRAIPLDINVVVGSHETFEVTEDVFGALLQYPATNGDLYDYTDFIGKVHGQKAFATVATDLMSLCLLKTPGEMGADIAVGTSQRFGVPLGYGGPHAAFFATKDQFKRQIPGRIVGVSKDVHGKPALRLALQTREQHIRRDKATSNICTAQVLLAVMASMYGVYHGAEGLKAIASSIHQLTQTCAKGLEKLGFKLSSTSTFDTIQVVATLEQAVTIREKAEVAEYNFRYFDDGKVGISFDETCTTEDVKAIWGFFADQEKLPFTLEQIEREADLEIPASLQRTSAFLTDPVFNTHRSETELLRYIHHLQSKDLSLTTSMIPLGSCTMKLNATAEMIPVTWASFGKIHPFAPRSQTVGYKEMCDQLEGWLAEITGFAGVSLQPNAGSQGEYAGLQVIRQFHIKNGDRQRNICLIPESAHGTNPASAVMCGFKVVPVKCCGSKGDIEIEDLKAKAEKYQDQLAALMVTYPSTHGVFEEGIKEICEVIHSHGGQVYLDGANMNALVGVCRPGDFGADVCHLNLHKTFCIPHGGGGPGVGPIGVAAHLVPYLPKTELPENETNIGFISAAPFGSASILPISWMYIAMMGSEGLTKATKIAILSANYMAKRLDDYYPVLFKGANGCVAHECIIDLRQMRKSADITVEDIAKRLMDYGFHAPTISWPVAGTMMIEPTESESLAELDRFCDAMIAIREEVKQIESGAIAKDDNPVKNAPHTAESLICGEWEHPYSREVAAYPAPWLKDSKFWAAVGRIDNAFGDRHLVCSCEGMDAYQDE, encoded by the coding sequence ATGGTCAATCTGCAACAACTTCCCACTTTGCCAGCTACCCCGAAAAATGAATCATTTATTCGTCGCCATATCGGGATTAGCGATGAAGCCGCCACGAAGATGTTGGCATTCCTTGGGTTTGACTCCCTCGAAGATCTCATTAGCCAGACTGTGCCTGATGTGATTCGCCAAAAGTTAGAGTTGGGTTTGCCCCATGCCCGCACTGAAGTGAAAGCCCTTGCAGACCTAGAGGCGATCGCCTCCCAAAATAAAGTCTTTAAAAATTTGATTGGCATGGGCTATTACGATTGCGTCACGCCGCCCGTAATTCAGCGGAATGTTTTAGAAAATCCCGGTTGGTATACCGCCTATACGCCTTACCAAGCGGAAATTGCCCAAGGTCGTTTGGAAGCGCTTTTAAATTTCCAGACCATGGTGATTGAGCTAACGGGTTTAGAAATTGCCAATGCTTCTTTGCTTGATGAGGGAACTGCCGCCGCCGAAGCGATGAGCATGAGCTATGGCCTCTGCAAAAAGAAAACGGCTAATACTTTTTTCGTATCGGAGCTGTGCCATCCCCAAACCATTGAAGTGGTTCTCACCCGCGCCATTCCCCTCGATATCAATGTGGTGGTGGGCAGTCACGAAACTTTTGAAGTTACGGAGGATGTTTTTGGCGCGTTGTTGCAATATCCGGCGACCAATGGCGACCTTTACGATTACACCGACTTTATCGGGAAAGTCCACGGGCAAAAGGCTTTTGCGACAGTAGCAACAGATTTGATGAGTCTATGTCTGCTAAAAACGCCCGGCGAAATGGGTGCAGATATTGCCGTGGGAACCAGCCAAAGATTTGGTGTGCCCTTGGGTTATGGTGGCCCCCATGCGGCATTTTTTGCGACGAAGGATCAGTTTAAGCGCCAAATCCCCGGCAGAATTGTGGGTGTCTCAAAAGATGTCCACGGCAAGCCCGCTCTACGTTTAGCGCTGCAAACCCGCGAACAACATATCCGTCGCGACAAAGCCACCAGTAATATTTGTACGGCGCAGGTGCTCCTCGCGGTAATGGCATCAATGTATGGGGTTTATCACGGTGCGGAAGGTCTAAAGGCGATCGCCTCTTCTATCCATCAACTCACCCAGACTTGTGCCAAAGGTCTAGAAAAGCTCGGTTTTAAACTGAGTTCGACAAGTACTTTCGATACGATTCAGGTGGTCGCAACGTTAGAACAAGCCGTAACCATCCGCGAGAAAGCCGAAGTAGCAGAATATAATTTCCGCTATTTCGATGACGGCAAAGTCGGTATTAGTTTTGATGAAACTTGTACAACTGAAGATGTAAAAGCAATTTGGGGATTCTTTGCCGATCAAGAAAAGTTGCCTTTTACCCTAGAGCAAATCGAGCGGGAAGCAGACCTTGAAATTCCGGCTAGTTTACAGCGTACCAGTGCATTTTTGACCGACCCTGTTTTTAATACCCACCGTTCTGAAACTGAGCTTTTACGGTATATCCATCACCTGCAAAGTAAAGACCTTTCGCTCACAACTTCCATGATTCCGTTGGGTTCTTGCACGATGAAACTCAATGCCACAGCGGAGATGATTCCCGTGACTTGGGCAAGTTTTGGTAAGATTCACCCCTTTGCCCCTCGCAGTCAAACGGTTGGCTACAAAGAAATGTGTGATCAGCTTGAAGGTTGGCTCGCGGAGATCACAGGTTTTGCGGGGGTTTCCCTCCAACCCAATGCCGGTTCCCAAGGGGAATATGCAGGTCTGCAAGTGATTCGTCAATTTCATATTAAAAACGGCGATCGCCAACGAAATATTTGTCTAATTCCAGAATCCGCCCATGGTACAAACCCCGCCAGCGCAGTGATGTGCGGCTTTAAAGTTGTGCCCGTGAAATGTTGCGGTAGCAAAGGCGATATTGAAATTGAAGACCTTAAAGCAAAGGCAGAAAAATATCAAGATCAGTTGGCCGCGCTAATGGTGACCTATCCTTCCACCCACGGCGTTTTTGAGGAAGGAATCAAAGAAATTTGCGAGGTGATTCACAGTCACGGCGGTCAAGTTTATCTCGATGGCGCGAATATGAATGCCTTGGTGGGGGTTTGTCGTCCCGGTGATTTTGGCGCGGATGTTTGCCATTTAAATTTACACAAAACCTTCTGTATTCCCCACGGTGGCGGTGGCCCCGGCGTTGGCCCCATTGGTGTCGCGGCGCATTTAGTGCCCTATCTCCCCAAAACTGAACTCCCCGAAAATGAGACTAATATTGGCTTTATCTCGGCGGCTCCCTTTGGTAGTGCCAGCATTCTGCCTATCTCATGGATGTACATCGCCATGATGGGTTCTGAGGGGTTAACAAAGGCGACGAAAATTGCGATTCTCAGCGCAAACTATATGGCGAAACGCTTGGATGATTATTATCCGGTGCTGTTTAAAGGGGCGAATGGTTGCGTTGCCCACGAGTGCATTATCGACCTGCGTCAGATGCGAAAATCGGCGGACATTACCGTTGAAGACATCGCGAAACGTTTGATGGATTATGGTTTCCATGCGCCAACTATTTCTTGGCCTGTGGCTGGCACCATGATGATCGAACCGACGGAAAGCGAGTCCTTGGCGGAACTTGATCGTTTCTGTGATGCGATGATTGCGATTCGAGAAGAGGTGAAGCAAATTGAATCGGGAGCAATTGCGAAAGATGACAACCCGGTTAAAAATGCGCCCCACACAGCAGAATCTTTAATTTGTGGCGAGTGGGAGCATCCCTACTCCCGTGAAGTGGCGGCTTATCCTGCGCCTTGGCTCAAAGACTCTAAATTCTGGGCTGCGGTTGGCAGAATTGATAATGCCTTCGGCGATCGCCACCTAGTCTGTTCCTGTGAAGGAATGGATGCTTATCAAGATGAGTAA
- a CDS encoding DnaJ C-terminal domain-containing protein, translating to MAADFKDYYSILGVGKSASADEIKKKFRKLALKYHPDRNPGDTVAEEKFKEISEAYEVLSDTEKRQKYDQFGQYWQQAASAGSRGGGNPYGAGVNVDFNNFDFGDFGSFEEFISDLLGRGGGRSPGGYSRSANSGYYSDFGFNTGAAGARPTTGANREANIQLTFAEAFRGVEKLLSLGSEKISVKIPPGVTTGKKIRVKGKGAPSPTGGQPGDLYLIVQLTPHNFFEFDGDNLVCTLPITPAEAVLGTSVDVPTPDGSVTMRLPAGIKAGQSLRLRGKGWVKPKGDRTDQLVKIEITVPKNPTAAEKECYEKLQAIGDYKPRQHLKNIRL from the coding sequence ATGGCAGCAGACTTCAAAGATTATTATTCCATTCTTGGAGTGGGCAAAAGTGCCTCTGCCGACGAGATCAAGAAAAAGTTTCGCAAACTTGCTCTCAAATATCACCCCGACCGCAACCCCGGCGATACCGTCGCAGAAGAAAAATTCAAAGAAATTAGTGAGGCCTACGAAGTTCTATCGGATACGGAAAAGCGCCAGAAATACGACCAGTTTGGGCAATATTGGCAGCAGGCAGCTAGTGCTGGTAGTCGCGGCGGCGGTAACCCCTATGGCGCTGGGGTGAATGTCGATTTTAATAATTTCGACTTCGGTGATTTCGGTAGCTTTGAAGAATTTATTAGTGATTTATTAGGTCGCGGTGGTGGGCGATCGCCGGGTGGTTATTCCCGCTCTGCGAATAGCGGCTACTACAGCGATTTTGGCTTTAATACCGGAGCAGCAGGCGCAAGACCGACTACCGGAGCTAACCGCGAAGCGAATATTCAGCTCACTTTCGCCGAGGCTTTTCGAGGCGTAGAAAAACTCCTTAGCCTTGGCTCAGAAAAAATCAGTGTTAAAATTCCGCCCGGAGTCACCACAGGTAAAAAGATTCGCGTCAAGGGTAAGGGCGCTCCCAGTCCGACAGGCGGGCAACCCGGTGACTTATATCTCATCGTCCAACTCACCCCCCACAACTTTTTTGAATTTGACGGCGACAATCTCGTTTGTACGTTACCGATTACCCCAGCAGAAGCAGTTTTGGGAACGTCTGTTGATGTGCCGACTCCTGATGGTTCCGTCACTATGCGATTACCTGCAGGCATCAAGGCAGGTCAATCTCTACGATTGCGCGGCAAAGGTTGGGTCAAGCCGAAGGGCGATCGCACCGATCAGTTGGTCAAAATTGAAATTACGGTGCCAAAAAATCCTACTGCTGCTGAAAAAGAATGCTATGAAAAGTTACAGGCAATCGGGGACTATAAACCGCGTCAGCACCTAAAAAACATTCGGTTGTAA